The window GCCTACATAAAAGATTTGTTGGCAAGTAACCACTTCATTGCCATCGCAGCCCTTGAGCGGGAGAAGGTGATTGGAGGATTAGCTGCCTACGAACTCAAAAAGTTTGAACAGGAGCGCAGCGAAATCTACATCTATGATTTAGCTGTGGCGATGCCCTATCGACGACAGGGCATCGCCACAGCAATGATTCAAGACCTTCGTAGAATTGGTCTGACTCGAGGTGCCTACGTTCTTTTTGTGCAGGCAGATTATCAAGATCCGCCTGCTATTGCTCTATACGAGAAGTTGGGAACGCGTGAAGAAGTTTTGCATTTCGATATTGCCCTACAGCCTTTTTTAGCTGAGTGAGGCACATCCTGGTCGCAATAGGGGCGAGGGCCTGGGGTTTGGGGTCTAACGCTAGTACTTCATCAGAGTGAGAAACGCTGTATCTAAACCCGTAGAGCATTGAAATATCAGGTATCGGATGCTCAATGAAAAGCCGCTCCA is drawn from Leptolyngbya sp. SIO1E4 and contains these coding sequences:
- the aac(3)-I gene encoding AAC(3)-I family aminoglycoside N-acetyltransferase, which encodes MQNFVPKILQLGPSDVSHFEAMMTLFGEAFDEVTTYCSKRPSRAYIKDLLASNHFIAIAALEREKVIGGLAAYELKKFEQERSEIYIYDLAVAMPYRRQGIATAMIQDLRRIGLTRGAYVLFVQADYQDPPAIALYEKLGTREEVLHFDIALQPFLAE